The genome window GCCCGCAATGGAACGATGCGCGAATCGCAGGCAGGCCTGGATGTCCTCGGGTTCCAGCTCGGGGTACTCCCGCAGGATCGTCTCCCCCGTATCTCCCGCCGCCAGCATCCCGAGTACATGCTCCACGGCTATCCGCATGTTCCGGATGATCGGCTTTCCCCCGAAGACGTCCGCCCGCACGGTGATGCGATCGAGCAGTTCCGCCTTGCCGCTCACGGGCCGCTCCATCAGTGGCCTTTATGCCGCTTCGCTCAGCGCGGCGGCGAATTCGTCGGGCCGCGACCAGCGTGCCAGCGTCGACAACGGCTCGACCAGCCGGAAGTCCTCGTCCGCCCAGACATCTGCGGTGTCGTCGAACAGCGAGACGAAACTCAGCGCCTCGGGCCCCGCCACGAGGTGATTCAGGTCGTGCCACGCGGCGAGTACGTGCTCCGAGACCCTGTGCGCCGCGGCGCGATTGCCGGTACTCAGGACCTGAACCAGTGAGCTGCGCCGCTCGGTGCGCACGTGGAAGTCGACCGTCCAGCCGCGGCCGGACCGGCCGACCAGCTTCTCGGCCCGTTCGAATGCGAGTTCGCGCTCGTTGAGGAAATCGGCCACCTCGTCCGTGATCGACTCGACCGCCTGCGTGCGGAATGTAAACCACAGGTCCGACACTCGGAGCGCCGCCTGCGCAACTCGAGTGACCACCTGCGCCAACTCGTCTCCGGGCCGACATCGCGCCTGCAGCATCCCGCGGTAGAACTCGATTCCGTGCGTCACGCAGGCGTCTTCGATAAGCCGGGTCTGTTTCGGCGAACGGCGGAGGGCAGCCGACTGCATGCGAAGCCAGCCGGTCGTTTCGGCAAGATCGCTGACCGTGACGGTGTCGCCGTTGACCTTGCAGAACAGGTCGATGTTGTCGCCGTCCGGATACAGATATGGAGTGCGGATTCGCTGGTAGTCGCCGTGGTCCGAGCACGTGAACAAGGCTCCGATCCTGCGCTGCAGGTCCTGACACGCATTGCTGGCGTTCATCGCCACCGCATCACCGCTTGAGGCGTCCGGCGACGCAGTTCGTCTTCGCGGCGCGAAGTCGGGCCAAGTCTCTTCAGCCACTCTTCCATTCGAAACGGACCTCGAGCTCCCGCAGCATGCGGAAGGTGTCCCACGTGGCTACGTTGAATTCGTGACACACGTTCCCCAACGGCACGCGCCGCTTGACGTCCGGGCTATATTCCTCGTGCGTAACCACCACGGCGCCGTGCGCCTTGGCATACGCCGCCAGCCAGCCATCGGCTGCCGCCGCAAACTCGGCCTTGGCTTCGCGTCGAAACTGAGCGTTTCCCTGAACCCAGGCCATCACGTCCCCGAACGCATCGGCCACTGCCGGGTCGGCCGAGGAAACGAACAGCGCCGTCGGGCTGTCTCTCACCCACTTCGACAACGCATCGCGACCTCTCAGCAACTCGCTACGCACTCTGTCGATGCTAAACACCCGCTCCCGCGCGGCGTAGTGACGCAGGCATTCCCAGAAACCCGGACACAGATCCAGGCCATAGTAGCGCCGATGCGCCTCGATGAAGATGTTCGCGTCGAGCGCGAACACGCGGTCCTTCACGTTGTCGGATCCAATGAGCGCACAAAGGTGTCGAACGTGTCACCGCGCAGGCCCGTGAGGGCGTACGCCTCGCGATACGACAGGCGGCCTTCCTTGACGGCGCGACTGACCGCCGCCCCGAATCGACGGCCGATGCGGACGTTCTGACTGTTCCAGAAGTTGCCGCCGGAAGTCTCGTCGGGTTTGCGAGCCGCATGCTGCTGGTAGGCGTCGTAGAACTGCCGGAACTCCTTCCCGTCGATCAAGCGCAGGCGCAGCGCCCGGTGGGCGGCGACCAGCACGCTGACCTTGAACCGCCTAGCAATAGCCTGTAGCGATTCCTCGATCGTTCCGACTCGCCTCCAACGTGCGGTCAGCTCCTTCTCGGCGACCAGAAACTCTGCCGCGGCGCTGTTGCAGAACCGTTCCGCGTCGTGACCGGACGACGACATCGCATCGACGCTGGACACGCCCGTTGCGCCCACGAACACGTGCGC of Acidobacteriota bacterium contains these proteins:
- a CDS encoding DUF433 domain-containing protein → MERPVSGKAELLDRITVRADVFGGKPIIRNMRIAVEHVLGMLAAGDTGETILREYPELEPEDIQACLRFAHRSIAGEHVYDRPPVREAS
- a CDS encoding DUF1828 domain-containing protein: MNASNACQDLQRRIGALFTCSDHGDYQRIRTPYLYPDGDNIDLFCKVNGDTVTVSDLAETTGWLRMQSAALRRSPKQTRLIEDACVTHGIEFYRGMLQARCRPGDELAQVVTRVAQAALRVSDLWFTFRTQAVESITDEVADFLNERELAFERAEKLVGRSGRGWTVDFHVRTERRSSLVQVLSTGNRAAAHRVSEHVLAAWHDLNHLVAGPEALSFVSLFDDTADVWADEDFRLVEPLSTLARWSRPDEFAAALSEAA
- a CDS encoding DUF4411 family protein, whose amino-acid sequence is MKDRVFALDANIFIEAHRRYYGLDLCPGFWECLRHYAARERVFSIDRVRSELLRGRDALSKWVRDSPTALFVSSADPAVADAFGDVMAWVQGNAQFRREAKAEFAAAADGWLAAYAKAHGAVVVTHEEYSPDVKRRVPLGNVCHEFNVATWDTFRMLRELEVRFEWKSG